One Perognathus longimembris pacificus isolate PPM17 chromosome 2, ASM2315922v1, whole genome shotgun sequence DNA segment encodes these proteins:
- the LOC125345614 gene encoding sperm motility kinase 4A-like — MIRKSRQVRFLWDPQVISTTKELRGAHYEVLRTIARGAFAPIKLARHLLTDSLVAVKILNKIDSEFFMTEVDILKSVEHQNIVKLFEVVETEERMYLVMEYLDGDLADYVQMVGRMEEELARPIFWQILGGVKYCHDHCIAHRDLKAENVLLNSRGIAKISDFGLSTRFLPRQELQRVCGTMTYWPPEIFKHQKYQGPKMDVWSLGVLLYYIVMGELPFKGRSWVVLKEQVPAGIFKIRKGLSPEFLGVLSYMMTANPKLRPSVWQVMSHSWFGEIEEEPPSLIETVEKQPDPTILQLMNSYLGIPPEEVQAALSGRIFNAASATFKILQDQQEQGQELTCLVRHPLPGPPPCPSPVDSSCRNLPFKRASAPVRHPAAGLPDEQQEEEGGRKGTRSVCLPYILWSPSTSVTDGKTEGSQSTPAPAAAAKSIPTGQPRELTCPAPEKQQQMGKRAGSLPNILYNLWTWNTEGERDISSAAPHLEPSVQECKDPGETEERSEIASETTVAETPSRGTEAVMGLRGRLWKRLKKVAKRCRKMCCCCLPGREL, encoded by the coding sequence ATGATTAGAAAGAGTAGACAGGTGAGGTTCCTGTGGGACCCTCAGGTCATTTCCACAACCAAAGAGCTACGTGGGGCTCATTATGAGGTGCTGAGAACCATCGCTCGGGGGGCCTTTGCCCCCATCAAGTTGGCCAGGCACCTGCTCACAGACTCCCTGGTGGCCGTGAAAATCCTGAACAAGATTGACAGTGAGTTCTTTATGACAGAAGTGGACATCCTAAAGTCTGTGGAGCACCAGAACATCGTCAAGCTATTCGAGGTGGTAGAGACAGAGGAGCGGATGTATTTAGTTATGGAGTACCTAGATGGAGACCTAGCGGACTATGTGCAAATGGTgggcaggatggaggaggagcTGGCCAGACCAATATTTTGGCAGATCTTGGGAGGGGTCAAATATTGCCATGACCATTGCATTGCTCACAGGGACCTCAAGGCAGAAAATGTCCTGCTGAACAGCAGAGGCATAGCCAAGATATCTGACTTTGGATTGAGTACACGGTTCCTGCCCCGGCAAGAGCTACAGAGAGTGTGCGGGACAATGACCTACTGGCCGCCTGAGATTTTCAAGCATCAGAAATACCAGGGCCCCAAGATGGACGTCTGGAGCCTGGGTGTGCTACTCTACTATATTGTGATGGGAGAACTGCCCTTTAAAGGCAGGTCGTGGGTAGTGCTGAAAGAGCAAGTGCCAGCCGGAATATTTAAAATTCGAAAAGGTCTCTCCCCTGAGTTCCTAGGGGTTTTGTCATACATGATGACGGCCAACCCTAAGTTAAGACCATCTGTCTGGCAAGTAATGTCCCACTCCTGGTTTGGAGAAATTGAGGAAGAACCACCAAGTCTCATTGAGACCGTTGAGAAGCAGCCAGACCCCACCATTTTGCAGCTAATGAACTCCTACTTAGGGATTCCCCCAGAGGAGGTGCAGGCAGCCCTCTCTGGCAGGATTTTCAATGCTGCCAGCGCCACTTTCAAGATTCTGCAAGACCAACAAGAGCAGGGCCAAGAATTGACCTGTCTAGTGCGGCACCCCCTTCCTGGGCCTCCACCTTGTCCCTCCCCTGTGGACTCATCCTGCCGAAACCTGCCCTTCAAGCGAGCCAGTGCTCCTGTGCGCCACCCTGCTGCTGGCCTGCCTGatgagcagcaggaggaggagggtggcaggAAGGGCACCAGGTCTGTCTGCCTCCCCTATATCCTCTGGAGCCCTAGCACATCTGTAACAGATGGGAAGACTGAGGGCAGCCAGTCTACCCctgctccagcagcagcagcaaagtcCATCCCCACAGGCCAACCCAGGGAACTgacctgcccagcccctgagaagcagcagcagaTGGGCAAAAGGGCTGGTTCTCTCCCCAACATCTTATACAATTTGTGGACATGGAACACAGAGGGGGAGAGGGATATCAGCTCGGCTGCCCCACATCTGGAACCTTCTGTTCAAGAGTGCAAGGACCCAGgggagacagaagaaagaagtGAGATAGCCTCAGAAACAACTGTAGCAGAAACACCCAGCAGGGGCACAGAGGCAGTGATGGGGCTCAGAGGCAGGCTTTGGAAAAGGCTGAAGAAGGTTGCCAAACGTTGCAGAAAAATGTGCTGCTGCTGTCTTCCTGGTCGAGAACTCTAA